Part of the Crossiella cryophila genome, CCAGCTTCGGCGCGCTCACGCGGTCACCGCCGCGTTGGCCAGGCGCACCGGCAGACCGGAGCGGCGGGACTGCTCGCAGGCCAGCGCGAGTTCCAGGCTGATCAGGCTTTCCCTTGCCGGGGAAGGGTTCTCCGCCTTGCCGGCGACCACGTCCACGAACACCGCCATCTCGTTGAGGTAGGCGCGGTGGAAGCGCTCGGTGAAGCCGGGGTAGGCGTCCGGGGCGACCTTGGGGCCGTCCGGTTCCAGCGAGGTCAGCGGGGTGCGCGGATCGACGCCGACGGCCAGGGAGTCCTTGCTGCCGAGCACCTCGATCCGGTGGTCGTAGCCGAGCGCGTCCTGGCGGCCACCGGCCAGCACCGCGTGCGCGCCACTGGCGAAGCGCAGCGTGACCACGGCGTTGTCCACGTCGTCGGCCTGCGCGAACGCCTCGTGCACCAGCACCGAGCCGGAGGCGTAGACCTCCACCACCGGCTCGCCGACCAGCCACGGCACCGCGTCCAGGTCGTGGATCAGCAGGTCGCGGAAGATGCCGCCGGAGGCCGGCAGGTAGCCGAAGTCCGGCGGCTGCGCGTCGTGGCCGATGGCCCTGGCCAGGTACACGGTGCCCAGCTCACCGGAGCGGATCCGGCGGTGCAACTCGACCACGGCCGGGTCGAACCGGCGCTGGAAGCCGACCAGCACCTCCACCCCGGCCGACTCGACCTCGGCGACCAGGGCCCGCATGGTGTCCAG contains:
- a CDS encoding Gfo/Idh/MocA family protein, with amino-acid sequence MRIGVAGVGRIGTMHATNLATLPSIDEVVLFDPVPGRAAASAAALGGRAKAVDTLDELLTAADGVLLATPTDTHPEMLRRAIAAGVPTLCEKPIAGDLDTMRALVAEVESAGVEVLVGFQRRFDPAVVELHRRIRSGELGTVYLARAIGHDAQPPDFGYLPASGGIFRDLLIHDLDAVPWLVGEPVVEVYASGSVLVHEAFAQADDVDNAVVTLRFASGAHAVLAGGRQDALGYDHRIEVLGSKDSLAVGVDPRTPLTSLEPDGPKVAPDAYPGFTERFHRAYLNEMAVFVDVVAGKAENPSPARESLISLELALACEQSRRSGLPVRLANAAVTA